The DNA sequence GTGCCTCATTTTCATCATCGCGTTTTTTAGCAAATTCTGTTGCTCTAGAAGTGAGATAAGGATCTGTTTCCCACCAATCTAGGCCGATTTCTTTAGCTTTATCGACTGATGCAACAATTAAACGGATTTTGATAGATAGTAATTCAACATCTCCGATACCGACTCTGATATCACCAGCAATAACGACACCTTTATCTAATACTTTCTCTAATACATCGACTAAGTTACTCGTTCCGTTTGAAGCAGGAGGCAGTTGTTCATTTGCCATAACTTATTCTCACTCCCTTGTTATCATTCGAATATGACATCATTACATCAATCTTCCTAATGGACCTAGGTCAATGTTTAAGTCTTCATCATCTAAACCGAAAACTTCTTTCAGCTCTTCCATTTTTTCTTCTAAGTCCATTAAGGCGATACCTAAGTCCTCGATTTGTTCTTCTGTCAGTGTGCCGCCTTCTACACGTCTGATAGCGTGGCGTTCGACAATTTCTCTTAACAGCTCGATGACTGTCATCACTAATTGCGCTAATCCATCTTCAGCATCATCTTGTCCTATATTAATACGTGCATTATTCTGATTGATCTGTGGCATCTAGAAGTTCCCTCCTTTGTTTTTCGAATTCGTCAGATGTGATATCGTGCCGGTTATTTTCGTAAGACTGAACCAACGTTTCAACAGAAGAAATCAAAATGCGCAAGTCTAAATAAACCAAATCAATACCAGCAATGGAGATGATTAAGTCACCTCTGATTGCGACACCTTTATCCAAAATGACATCTAAAACATCTATGAGCCCAACTTCTTTATTTTCTATGGTTTCTCTTGTTGACGGCATCTACATACACCTCACAATTAATTAAAGCTAGAAAAATGGTATGCAGGCCAAGGGCCTGTTGCTTCTATACGCCAACCTTCTTCTGGCAGTTCGTTTTTTTCATTATCGATAATCTCTAAGAACGCATCAACTTTGTCTTTTGGTAAAAGATAGACACTGTTGTAAACCATTTCTTCTTTTAATCCGGTCACATCTCTTCCCCAATTCTTCTTAATAGAGTAATCTACTGCTAATGCTTTGATTTTTTGATGCAATGCTTCTCCGACACGGTCTTTCTCGTTTTCAAGTTCTGTATCTACGAACGTATCGATTTTTTTCTCCGCAAAGAAACGTTTGCCTTTTGACATACCATCGAGTTCGCGGCGTTTTTCTTCAACATTTTTATTATGCTTGCTGATTTCCTTTTTCAACTTGTTGTCATCTGTATAAAGTTTCAATGTCCATTCTTCTTTGTCTTGCAAGAAATCGAATGTCGCATTGATTTTTTCTTCAACATCTTGAATTGTGGATTTTAAGCTGTCTTTTGTTTTATAAATCGTACAGAATTTCAACGGAATCAGCGTATAGTTCTGGTAGAGCGTTTCAATCGTTTCATGATGGTGAAAGGCTTTTTCTTGAAGCCATTCCATGTCATTATCGATTTTATCTTCAATTACGGATTCAGAGTATTCATCACCATCTAAATCACAAACAATACTAGTAATGTTGTCATCAATCGGTACAGTGTATAAACTGCCCTTTTTATCAAAACCTGTTAAAGAAGGTAGTTCGGTGTCTTCAAGTTCCGATGCTGGAACAAGTGCATACAAATATAACAAATTCCCCATTATC is a window from the Staphylococcus sp. IVB6181 genome containing:
- a CDS encoding gas vesicle protein; this encodes MANEQLPPASNGTSNLVDVLEKVLDKGVVIAGDIRVGIGDVELLSIKIRLIVASVDKAKEIGLDWWETDPYLTSRATEFAKKRDDENEALQKRVEELENKLNESNKAQLENSSSDKQRDGEDKHE
- a CDS encoding gas vesicle protein K, which encodes MPQINQNNARINIGQDDAEDGLAQLVMTVIELLREIVERHAIRRVEGGTLTEEQIEDLGIALMDLEEKMEELKEVFGLDDEDLNIDLGPLGRLM
- a CDS encoding gas vesicle protein produces the protein MPSTRETIENKEVGLIDVLDVILDKGVAIRGDLIISIAGIDLVYLDLRILISSVETLVQSYENNRHDITSDEFEKQRRELLDATDQSE
- a CDS encoding GvpL/GvpF family gas vesicle protein, which produces MGNLLYLYALVPASELEDTELPSLTGFDKKGSLYTVPIDDNITSIVCDLDGDEYSESVIEDKIDNDMEWLQEKAFHHHETIETLYQNYTLIPLKFCTIYKTKDSLKSTIQDVEEKINATFDFLQDKEEWTLKLYTDDNKLKKEISKHNKNVEEKRRELDGMSKGKRFFAEKKIDTFVDTELENEKDRVGEALHQKIKALAVDYSIKKNWGRDVTGLKEEMVYNSVYLLPKDKVDAFLEIIDNEKNELPEEGWRIEATGPWPAYHFSSFN